From Magnolia sinica isolate HGM2019 chromosome 13, MsV1, whole genome shotgun sequence, one genomic window encodes:
- the LOC131222904 gene encoding phosphatidylglycerophosphate phosphatase PTPMT2-like, which yields MKISELEDGESDGKDLVVSRREIVRVDAKRALVGAGARILFYPTLLYNVFRNKIQAEFRWWDEVDQFLLLGAVPFPNDVPRLKQLGVQGVITLNEPYETLVPTSLYHAHGIDHLVIPTRDYLFAPSFVDISKAVDFIHRNASCGRTTYVHCKAGRGRSTTIVLCYLVEYKNMTPTAALEYVRSRRPRVLLAPSQWKAVQEYGRQRLHFPAIQSQIPLSSPTSDEVLITEADLEGYGARDNACKELSITLRTVSRRPMIARLSCLFASLRVSNGSSPVAGRLPEIRAC from the exons ATGAAAATCAGTGAATTGGAGGATGGCGAATCGGATGGAAAAGATCTCGTTGTTTCTCGGCGAGAGATCGTTCGAGTAGATGCGAAGAGAGCGTTGGTTGGAGCCGGGGCTCGAATTCTCTTCTATCCGACGCTTTTGTACAATGTCTTTCGGAACAAGATTCAGGCAGAATTCAGATGGTGGGACGAAGTCGAtcag TTTCTTTTGCTGGGGGCCGTTCCATTTCCCAATGATGTTCCTCGCTTGAAGCAGCTTGGTGTTCAGGGTGTCATCACCCTCAATGAACCATATGAGACTTTGGTTCCAACGTCTTTATACCAT GCTCACGGGATTGACCACCTAGTGATTCCTACACGAGACTACCTCTTTGCTCCTTCATTTGTGGATATTAGCAAAGCCGTGGACTTCATTCATA GGAATGCATCATGCGGTCGGACTACATATGTTCACTGTAAAGCTGGGCGAGGGCGTAGTACAACTATTGTCCTCTGTTATTTG GTGGAATATAAAAATATGACACCCACTGCTGCTCTGGAATATGTCCGATCAAGAAGACCTCGGGTGCTCTTAGCTCCTTCACAATGGAAG GCAGTTCAAGAATATGGGAGGCAGCGATTACACTTCCCTGCAATTCAAAGCCAGATTCCATTAAGCTCTCCCACAAGTGATGAAGTTCTCATAACGGAGGCAGATCTCGAGGGTTATGGTGCCCGTGACAATGCATGCAAAGAGCTAAGCATCACACTCAGGACAGTGAGTCGGAGGCCCATGATTGCAAGGCTGTCTTGCCTTTTTGCTTCCTTGAGAGTTTCCAACGGTTCCTCACCTGTTGCTGGACGGTTACCCGAGATACGTGCTTGCTAG